A segment of the Trifolium pratense cultivar HEN17-A07 linkage group LG7, ARS_RC_1.1, whole genome shotgun sequence genome:
ATTGCAGACATAGAAGATCTAATCACAACATTGTACCAACTTGCAGAACTTAAATTAGAGAAAGCCACACGTTCTGATGATTCAACTTTTTGGATGATCTTATGGCTACTCACAAGCGTATTTTGTAGCTTAAACATGATAAGTGGATGCACAAATATAATGCAAAAGACTTGGAGGATTTAAAGGCTACGAGGAATCATGTGTTGCATATTCATATTCAGAGAGAGCAATCTAATCGTAAGATGGGGTTTCGTGGTATATAGATAGAAATGCATCAACAACCAGCGTAAGATTTTGAAGATACTATTGTAATTGATGATATGAGATCATAAGAGTCTATTTTTTCGTATAGAAATGgaaccattttttttgtttgataatttAGAAATGGACCATTTATCTTTAGGAGAacgttaacttgtgcccttaaggcacatgttaaggaaacaaaaataaaaattattaaatgttaatttgtacattttaacttttgaagcattaaagtTTCTGTATCATTAGATGTTGAGTTTCTATATTGGGATATGTtaacatgttaacaagacccttatcTTTATATGCTTCCTCCGTTCCAtattataactaataaaaaatattttaccgTTATTATGAAAAGTACAATAGATTgtacccaaaataaaaaaaatacaataagtCATTAGGATTGTTCTAGTGATGAGGGGTTTTGGTAGTATGTTGTAGGTTCTAAGTTCGttcctcagctcattgtaaataaaaaaaaaagtacaatagAATAATTTaaagtatgattttttgtattttacttgaaataagtttcattgaaaaatgtaaaaaaaatttattaatttttgtttttgttttcaacaCCAGGATCTGGCCCACTAGAtcgtctaatctggttcggggatcaTTTTTAGCGTGAACCAGCCCCCttccgatcacagttgcgggggatcgaattatggtcctccctaccaagttcaacgtgcGTCTatcaccactggaccaactTACGATTTgtagaatttttattagttattgattatggagaaaagaagagaaaaaataaattaaatgcaatttgcagcAAAATTTCACGAGAAtatgtaaaaataaatcttttttgaaaaaaaaaagatttaagtaaaaataaattttaaaaataataaaagtgacttgttttttcttataattcgagataaaaaaacaatatttttttcttataatataagatagagagagtatataaaaataattaccgCAGATAAACCTATATAATTTGTAGAGCTGGATATACGGGCCAAGGTCTGCGGGTCATATATTATAACCTTGGTCCATGTCCAAATCTAActttctcaacaaaaaaaaaaacttagtctaaaccctaattataaagAAGAATGAcataccaatcgttagttggtttagtggtgattggcgctgaacttggtagggaggaccacggttcgatcccccgcaactgcgatcgggagggggctggaaccgcttgatgccagaactgacccccgaaccagattaaactggtggtgaaaaaaccaaaaaaaaaaaaagaaagaagaatgacataaaataataacaacataaaaagtgattattaatttttttttataatagtccgcgggttaacTGTTTAACCCACGGGCTTATGGGGACCGGATTCGAGTCTATATATCATAACTCGTTTACATTTACTGATGGGCTTGTTCGCTCCATTTAATATGTGGGCTTATGCGGTGCGGGTTAAACGAAGCGGGCCAacccgcatacccagctctaatAATTTGGCTATAACTACTACATATTTAATGTATACTCcatcgtcccaaaatataagtgaaaatttggactaaatacattaacttttattgaccaattttcccttatattttattttgggacggatggagtaccTATATACTTTGGTAATAACATATTTAATGTATGAGTTTTTCTATCATTTGCAACATTGTACATGTTAAGAAgtttaaaatagtaaatttgtATTGGAATTTgcgaattttattaaatgtttaatatttcaatagataattattgtttttgaataaaaagttacTATTTTAGTTATCTTAACATGTACAATATTAcacatgttagacaaacccTTAATGTATATACACCTCGATacgtcataatttttttaataatcatgtTGTACAAGTTAAAATAGATGCACCATTCCAACAATGCACATTCCTCGACTTAACTTCCAACGGGAGTGGAACCTATTTATTACTTTTgccactagtgcagaaaggggattccactacaAAATTTATGCTTTTTATAACTAGATTAAATTGTTAGTTATacttagtaattttttttgtttttatcaaatagtTCGGTGATTAGAAATTTTTTCAATAACATAAGTAGGAGTATCTTGTGAATctcaatttttacttataaaatacTAGTGGCCAAACGGGCAAGTTCCGTGCCCGTTTGTGTGATACACATTTCTATTATCCTTATTTATGTCGAAGATTATTCTAAATTTTCATacatctattttaattttttttatgaatggtTGGCTTTTggaaaataacatattaaatcaCATAAAAATCTTGAATTAAATGTAAAagattaatcacaatttttcatatacatcaattttacaaaataaatcaaTTGTCAAAATTCATAAATGCAGAACATCAATCCAATTATCTGTTCATTAGGATGAATAGTTGTAATACATGTATAAATTTTACAGAAATGCTATAGGGACACAAACccccaacaaaaatacaacacatcAAGGGTACGTTTGTCATTTTGCTCTCCAACAAACCTCCCACATATGAATGATGTcacttttcttttactttttatatgtttctttaCCACAAGCaggaagagaaagaagaacaacTTGCTCTTCACCATTCACGCCCCCTCTTCTCTCCTCTCTGCCAAACCCCTATTCTCCCTCCACCACCATTCATCGATGCCATCGATCTCCCACTACAACTTGTTCTAATCGAATTATatcatttgatttgatgcagATTCGATTTGAAACTGTTGATTATTGCTGGATTTGGGGTAAATTTTTGGATTCAAGTTCCTATACACAAGGTAAGATCtgtttgttgaattgtttttagttatattaagttaattttatcaatttatCGCTAGTTTTGATTTTATGCTTGAATGAATTTGTTGAATCTATATGCTTATTATGTTACATTTACGAAACATTTgttgaatttgttgattttacGAAAATTTtgagttcaaattttaaattgcaAACTTGTTATGTTATATAGAAGATGAAGTGAAAATAAAATCTGCATAGAATTTGTtgttaaatatttgatttgcaGGAAATAGAGTTGCACATTGATGTGGTACTCATCTCATGAATTTACTACAATTTGTTATTCATCCATCCTACTCTCAACATGTTTCAAGACTGGAATTGTacacgagacacatttctgattgttagtagatgataaagttaaaacaaaattaaatgtgaatgattttttcaaatttggaagattttaaacttcttaaccaactttgtacaccaactccccacttatctacacataactcccctcacctagattgtgaataatttcaaggaatatcattatttgttcaagagtggaattgtatacgagacacatttctgattgttagtagatgataaagttaaaacaaagttatatgtgaatgattttttcaaatttggaagattttaaacttcttaaccaactttgtacaccaactccccacttatctacacataactcccctcacctagattgtgaataatttcaaggaatatcattatttgttcaagagtggaattttacacgagacacatttctgattATTTGTAGATGataagttaaaacaaagttaaaggtgaataatattttaagattgAAAGATTTTAAGCTTGTTAACCAAATTTATTTCCCAACTCCCCAGATATCTATCCACGACTCCTCCACATTTGTATTTGTAATAATTTCAAGAAATCTCACTATTTGTTCACAAGTGACATTGTATATGGGACTTACACTTCTGACTGTTttcaaatgataaagttaaaacaatgataaaggtgaatgatttttttcaaGTTTGGTAGATTTTAAGCCAGTTAACTTAATTGGATCTCCAAATCCCTAGTTATTTACACATGACTCACCATATCtgtattattaataatcaaaaGGAATCTCACCGTTTGATCATAAATGTCATTGTATATGAGACACACTTTTAACGGTTTTCTTGTTTGGAAGATTTTAAGGCAATTAACCAAATATGTTGCCCAACTCCCCTgttatctacacataactccccacatatgtattattaataatgtaaAGGAATATATTTTAAGTCAATTAACCAAATATGTTCCTCAACTCCTCAGTTATATACACATAACTCCACATTTGTACTGCTAATAATTTAAATGAATCTCACTATTTATTCACAAGTGTCATTGGACACGAGACACACTTTTGAttgttttttgataaaaaaagttaaaacaaagttaaaggtGGGTGATTTTAAGCTAGTTAACCAAATCTATTGCTCAACTCCCAAGTTATCTACACATAGTTGGTTAACTGACTTAAAACcttttaaacttaaaaaaaaccTTTAACTTTGTTTTCACTTTATCATCCACAAACAATCAAAAGTGTCTCATCCGCAACCttttaactttgttttcattttatcaCCTATAAATGAACGACCGTGAAGTTGGATTATGGTATAAAATGAATCCTTTGCCTTATGTAATTTTTGTTCATGTTGCAAGTTGTGATTTTTGCGCGTTTGATATAGCTACCAATTTAGAGATCAGTTTACCGATTGCTTTGTGATATTGAATCAATAACCGAttatagaaaaatttaaaataaattggagACTAATCCGATCTCTAAATTGAGCacttaataataacaaaaaattgcTATAAAAatctgttgtttttttttttaactatttatcaactacataaataaataaaaagtacatTAATGTGCATAGTAAAATTGAGAGATCATTTACATTTCAAATTAAGTGTTTATCGTACAAAATGTGTAAGAAGTATGGTATGCaagaacaaatcaaaataaaactgGTTTAGAGAAGGACCATCTacataaaatatttgttgaaaAGTCCTCATCACTATAGCCGTGTGATTTTGCAACTTTGTATAACTCTTTAGCAGCTGCTGCAATCAGAATACGTTGGGAAACAAACTCCGTTAACCCCAGGGCAAGTCTTAGATCCTGTCACCATTGATTATGTGAGTAAAAAACTAATTCATATGTTTGAGTATCAAACATGAATATTCATTTACTTGCCTTCTACTAATGCTTTAGGGGAAATGCAGTCGGGTAATGTGACTGTATCATGGACGAGCCTTTCATCGAGTACATAGGAGCACTAATGGCACCCTATGAAATTACCTGCAAAATTTCCATTTCGTAAAGGGCGTGATATAAAAGAATGGTTATCGTAGTACTCGTGACCTATGAAGCACTGACTCATATAATATACATTATCTCAGTTTCTTTAAGTTCCAAATACTCTCTGTTGTGACTAAAGTCTGAAtaaatgttttgtgttgttaTGTAATAATGACCTTTGATTTCCGTAATTTTAATACTAACTAAAAATATATCACCTTTGATTCTGCATTTGAATTCATATATATTGATAAGCTATACATTGATAAGACTATATAGTTACTTCTTTTCATTAGTTAATGATGAAAATCACAGTGAAGAACGTGAAAATGATTTTACAAATTTAGTTGTTTTCTCTATACATTACTTTCAATGCAAATCTTACTTTATACATCAAATTGACATTTCATCAAAGAGTAAGAAAACAAATGAAGTGATTTTAGATTCAAATATTAAATCTCAAATGCAAAATATTCATGTGAATCTTAGAGTACTGATAACAAACACTAACATACTTTTCACATACACAAAAGACACATGCTACAAAAGAATCACAATGTTAATTATCTTAAAGTTGTGTGTGCATCAGTGCAATACCTTTGGCTCTGTAACTCTCTCTCCATATCCCAATATTTATCAcatgaaacaaaataaacatttaaGGTTCCTACAAAGAAAGAAAGGAGTTAGTAAAATTGGAACTTTACTATGTCTTTAAGCTAGCTTTCAATATGTGATATATGTGGAGCTCACCTGATTGGATGGACAACAAGGGAAACCTGGTGCCGCAGGTCTGACTGTGCAGATACCTTTATTTCCTAGgattaaacaataaaaataggaacactTTAGTAGTTACTACCAATAAAACTAATGATAGTGTCCATAAAGTTTCTCAATGAAACTTTTTCAAACTATTTGCAGTATACTGGAAATATGATGTATATGGCCACCAATGGCATATACCTGTAAAACCCCTCTCTGCTTATCCAATTCCTAGCCGGGTTATTCACCTTAGTGCCTTTGATAATATTCCATGTAAAGGAAAATAAAGGAAGGTTTGCATAGTTCATTGTCCTTTAAACATCAATGAACATAAAAAAGTTACTTCATGGCTTCTGCTTATCTTCTATTTGAATATAAAATGCCAAATATAGGCACCTTCTTAACTGCCCACTTTTGTGGTTCCTATATAAGATATCAAAGTCTTCCATAAGAACAATATCAAAGTAGCCACAATACAATATCATTTTAAAGCCAAAATGCATAAGCATCCAGATCTTTTAATAGAAGAAATATGTAATAGGTATTGAGAATAAACCAAAAGAACAATATCTCTTGATGCAAGAGCAATAATGTCAGCATAAAACACAATGCCAGGACATGCTTGTTCTACTTCCTCCTTAATCAAGTCAATTTTATCAAAACCTTTCAATGTCTGATTTGGAATAGCCTGCTTCTCATACGAACTGTTTCGATCCTCCAAGAGCAGTGAAGCATCACAGCCCTGATTCAGCAACACCACAAGCAATTAgaacaaaaactcaaaatcatAACAAAGTAAGAACTTTTCTGCATAACTCGGAAAGGTTTCATTTGTTGGAAGCAAAACTAATTAACACCCATTTAAATTCAGAAAATAAGAAGACTAAATATATGATCTTGGatgtaaaacaaacaaaattaaaacatcTCATTTCTGCATAATTGAAAGTAAAGAGACTAAAATCACTAAATTTATCATCTTGGATGCAAAAGacacaaataaaaacaactcaTTTCCACATATTGAAGAACAATAAAGACCCACTTGAATTCACATTATAAAAAGATCAACTTTATGATCTAAGAAGcaaaatacacaaaaacaaaaacactcaATTTCCACATAATTGAAGAACAATAAAAGACCCAAATGAACGTGGATTTTGAAGCGTGATTGAAGGTGAATTGAGAATGGTTGAAGGAAACGTGAATCGAAACGTGAGTGATGTAGTGAAAATGAATCCAAATCGGAAACATCGAATCGTGAACGAATTTGAACCAACACTCATTCCTAAACTACCCGCCGTTGTACACACACCGTCGCCGCAATACACACTAAAACCGCCGAAATTTACAACCAGCAAAGGCAGTTGAACGAATGCCGCAATAACCGTCGGCATTGACAAGAGCGGCGGCGGTTCACTTGCTAGTGCCTCCAATTGCCCGTTGCCATCTCCATAATTTCCATATTCCACAATATGATCAATAGTGTAACCTTCATCCATTCCCTCAAAACCATCCCCTTTCTCCCTAGCATCAGGACCTTCATGTGACTCGTTAAAAAAGAAACACAGTATTTACCTTaggaaaaaaaacagaaatcaACTTAAGTACATGAATCAAAATGTTAAATGTTAATTATCTTAAAGTTGTGTGTGTATTAGTGCAATAGTTTGGAggtgaaacaaacaaaaatcaacagaAATCACAAAAGGCCCAATTTATACCCtaaatcatgcatatcaaaTAACCATAAGCAAAAGGAAAATTAAAATCAGAATCTTTTGAAGAATAAGGAGAAGAGCAGAATCAAAAGGACCAATGAACTAACCTTGAATCGAATGAACGAGTTCAACGTAGTAGACTGATTTAATTTCATCGAAGAGAGGGGACGATTGTGTTAGGGTTTTGTCCAGAGAGGGAGAAGAAATTTTGTAGAAAGGGAGAAGCTTCAAGCTGAGATGGAGAAGACGATTTGCAGAGGGTGAGAACCGGTGAGATTTTCGCCGGAGAGGGAGAAGCTGTGTGTGTTTTGGTGGTGtgaaagagagaagaaaaaaaaaattaaaatataaaaagggaAAAGGAAGTCACACGTGAGGTAGAGTATAAAGCCAAAGTATAAATGAACAGTTTTCTACTATGTTGtatatttgttagagatttgggTCTGGATAGCATTTCTGTAAATTTTATTCCTCTTCTAACCAATttcaaatgaacaaaaaaaaaagaagatgaaaacaCAAAATAGTGAAGATTATACTAAAAGTTAACAATGACAAAATAGTGAAGATCATATTAAAATGTGTTCTTTCACATAAATATTAACATTGTGTATTATTAATTACCTTATAGATGAAACCAACCCCATATGGCCTTAAATACCAGTGCCGCAGTGGTTCTATGATCTTTCCTTTCATATGAAACAAACTCAAATAATTTTTGGAAAAAACGATATTAAAACCAGGATAATTAACAAATTAGGAGAAAAGTTATAGTGGTTACTAATGTATGCATATCTTTGGAAGAAACTATAAAATAACATTTCCTTGCCCCCTTCGATTCTGAAttgatttttgtgtttcaaaaaattgttttcctttCATGTGATGCTTCATTGCATTTGTGCCTCTAATCACAACCTTCAAAGGTAGTACCCGTTTATAAATTTCTAAGAAAAATGGAGTGAAACAATTAGTAATGAAAACATGTTGAATTTGGTGTTTATTGAAAGTAGAGAAACCAAGTAAGAAGAAATTATGATTTGTACCCATTTGCaacgaaaaaataaataagaatgcTAAATCTGgacatgaaaaagaaaattggaaCCTATTTGAGAATTGCAATAATAGAATTCAATTTCATTTAAATAACTGATTGAAAATGCTCcgaatttgaacaaattaaaaGTGAAGCATAGAACCGTAACATTTGTTTGTAACTTTGTATATAAAAACACGGTATTCTTTCGCCTTCTCACTCTCTTTATACGATGAAGTTTGCAAGAGAACATTAATTTGTGAAACAATCAAAGTATACATCAAATtacacaaaagaaagaaaacacacacacaaaattaGAAAAGACTAAAACGTAAGAAAATTAATCAAccataataaaatatgaattgaaTAAAACCCATGATTTTCAAGGTCAAGTGAAGTGGAGAtgtagaagagagaaaaaattagaATGTACCAAATTGTGATGTTTCACGGTGAGCGCAATAACTCCTTCTCTAATCATGTGATCTTCAATCATGTGTACCGTCACATCGTACCGCTTCATGAAGTCTCTCAATCAAACCATATCAGCATTCAAATATTCTATTCTATTCCATGATTTCTAAAAAACTGAAACGCAACCAAAACATCATTATTTCACCCATGTCGTTAAAAATTAAGCACATTACAAATAATGAAAACCAACAAAACTTATAGGTGTTTGGTCATCCTTTTCATATTTCCCTTGTGTGCGTATTTGTTCCCGATCACTCTTGACTTCAATGGGCActttaaacaaaaacaaacccaaataattttaatctattaactatatttttttttacgaaatctATTAACTATATACTTATTTGCACGGAAATTGAACAAAAGTTATAAATGAATTAATAGTGCAAAAAAAATGAATCGAAATAAGacaaagaggaaaaaaaaatgaaaattggagTGGATATATAATTTCATGtgtttctcttattttttttcctttcatttcaATGTCTTTGTTTTTGGTGGTAATGGGAATCACTACTTCTCTTTACCAATCTATTAATTTCTGATGCATGTGAGCATGAAACATTTAGAAGTTAAGgattaaaaggaaaatgcttGTTTGTGCGAATGGTCAATGCAAGAAAATTGAGAATGACCTGACACTACCTTAAATTTCGGTTCCCCATTCTTTTTTTCTAAGCCAGGTTTCATTTTCTTTAACGCATGAAATTTGGGAAAATAAGTACAGTAACTCCTTCTTTGCCTGTAGGCACAATAACATATCAGAACAATCTTTCTAGAACTTCCATTATTGTGAGATATCAATTCCATCTTTCtgggcttataaaaaaaattcatctttcTGGAATTTCACTCTTCACGATCTACCTTTTTTCTCGGCAGAGACTGAATCGACACTTTGATTGTTGAACATTAAAGTAAAAGAGGGATGCTGAAATTAGTGATTCATAATGCTGAATTTGGTGAACATTAAAGTAAAAGAGGATGCTGAAATTAGTGATTCATAATGCTGAATTTGGTGAccaaattcattattttttaaacaatcttAGGATTCATAATGCTGAGTTTTATATGTGAGAAAGATGATTTACTCGTCCAATATACTAAACACAAAGTGGGGGGTTGTGGGTTGCAGGTGTTATCGATGTGGCTGTAATGATGGTTCCTGCGATATTATTTATTTCCAGGTTGTTTGACTTTGAGTTATGGTGGTGGTGAATGGAGGTGTTATGGTGGTTGTTGTTAAAACAAGAGGTTGAGTTAttgattttctctctcttttttggGTATGGTTTCACCGCCGTCTCCAATTTTTGAAGACAACTgcaatattatatatttattatttataaaaatctaaaaaccATTTAATAGTAATTATGTGGGGACAGAGGACATGTGCAAGTCATGTATTCTTGCATTTCGTTGTTTGACTTCTCGTACCAAATAGTGGTGCTCGGATTAAAAACATAAatggaaaattttgaaaaagtaaaaCCACCGTTGCTTTTTCTCTAGTGATTTTTAAAGCAGTTGTGTACTTTTGAATTGAGGGGTAAAATGGGAAGGAAAATAGGCTACACCAAATTGATAGTATTatctttattattgttatagattatagatataaGATAATATTCTTACTAACTAAGCTAAGTTTCATATAAGTATTGAA
Coding sequences within it:
- the LOC123897599 gene encoding peroxidase 56-like isoform X2 translates to MKLNQSTTLNSFIRFKGCDASLLLEDRNSSYEKQAIPNQTLKGFDKIDLIKEEVEQACPGIVFYADIIALASRDIVLLEPQKWAVKKVPIFGILYSNRR
- the LOC123897599 gene encoding peroxidase 1-like isoform X1; amino-acid sequence: MKLNQSTTLNSFIRFKGCDASLLLEDRNSSYEKQAIPNQTLKGFDKIDLIKEEVEQACPGIVFYADIIALASRDIVLLEIKVSAQSDLRHQVSLVVHPIRNLKCLFCFM